The Bacillota bacterium genome has a segment encoding these proteins:
- a CDS encoding DivIVA domain-containing protein yields the protein MLTPRDIHEAKFKRILRGYDPEEVDKFLERVVLEYSQVYDENQNLRKKIAELEEQIASYSRLHDSIDEVLRTAQQNAKALQESSAKQAESMVASAKLEAERIQKEAEATLARQKVVLQQLMEKEQIFRTQLETYVRSFLEFLQNASPPEQDFTVTRKEAAVAADELME from the coding sequence ATGTTAACGCCAAGGGATATACACGAGGCTAAATTCAAGCGGATATTGCGCGGCTATGATCCTGAAGAAGTTGATAAGTTCCTGGAACGGGTGGTCCTAGAGTACAGTCAAGTGTACGACGAAAACCAGAATTTACGGAAGAAGATCGCAGAGTTGGAGGAACAGATTGCGTCCTATTCCCGACTGCATGATTCCATCGATGAGGTCTTGAGGACTGCCCAGCAGAATGCTAAGGCTTTGCAAGAGTCCAGCGCGAAGCAGGCGGAAAGCATGGTCGCCAGTGCGAAATTGGAGGCAGAACGCATCCAAAAGGAAGCGGAAGCCACCTTGGCCAGACAGAAGGTGGTTCTGCAGCAGCTGATGGAGAAGGAGCAGATCTTCAGAACCCAACTGGAGACCTATGTGCGCAGCTTCTTGGAATTCTTGCAGAACGCCAGTCCACCGGAGCAAGATTTTACGGTGACCCGGAAGGAAGCGGCAGTGGCTGCCGACGAACTGATGGAGTGA